Proteins found in one Drosophila innubila isolate TH190305 chromosome X, UK_Dinn_1.0, whole genome shotgun sequence genomic segment:
- the LOC117783393 gene encoding uncharacterized protein LOC117783393, translating into MSDIYYCSNSQIKKSTRDADKNVGGGNSTATTITSGTTTTTTAAAAAAAVDKKNINNNCSNRNASKDKSKEIQTNGGKTNWKGLVQSNPNGNGALAASTVSQPPKVFHNTRCTRHHKPHHTHTNGGGGGGVAAATAVAGADLVQHREQHHHQPQQQQQQPQQQQQQHHLHMHSHSHNHAHHGLRRKSESVLSTDSDIRFTRRKLGDSQKCGCAVIAGFLIALLVAGAFVYVGYTYFRPEPLPDRVFRGKFMVLNDKWSMELANQNSLRFQHKARDYRERINLTLRRSDLREAYEGSEILALDGSEDNNNIVVHFNMIFDPYAGLVSSGELLALFHEELSDAQSRHFANMTVDVSSVSIKETTGLIEEPIMSSSPLGGNDETTEPASTTPRPLPRRCESLQLTYCRNVGYNVTTYPNLLGHANYDQVAEDVIVFRELVDGECFREAYDFVCRLLQPPCETHGISVEPTPGAICREYCEAFMAGCGGRLPARFRQHFDCERFPESTGTQSCQQKPHCVGDMQSNVQSPRLCDGYADCPDLSDERSCAFCAPNALYCGRGRACVPRKARCDGKADCPDGADEKDCLSIAPLAADLLQPDPMVPYLPRFHAAGYAVFSEKGVVGKLCAEGLEGDAKLVVRQTVSESLCKSLGYESVEIFDVQNDTEQLSDYVRVLDPHAPEISFIRTHCPKRQVLYVGCGDLRCGVQSALPNAKQHLSLPKMSAPGDWPWLVALFREDIHVCDGTLISPDWVLTTESCFQGQPRATWMAIVGAVRLSAKAPWTQRRRIIGMIKSPVEGSTAALVRLETSVSYSDHVRPICLPDALQRQQQHPPMQRRAYVPVAERLEAPSAPTQGQRRLAQETQQFFLIPSQQEQPEGWGGSGNSAEEEGEPADYDYPLAEAAASHMPHAEALQQVPETLDQQSQLNSYPLPDKAPQVNYYGGSSSSSSSSSSQATKATKAPSAPEQIWTNCNTLGWSRQRDHLQRVQLKIGDMAPCENVSITTVNSMCMEATYQKYDCTQEEYSGAPVQCLIPGTNQWALIGVSSWRIACGPTGVERPRMYDKIASNADWIRETVNAV; encoded by the exons aTTAAAAAATCAACTCGCGATGCGGATAAAAATGTTGGCGGTGGCAattcgacagcaacaacaataacatcgggcacaacaacaacaacaacagcggcagcagcagcagcagctgttgacaaaaagaacatcaacaacaattgtagCAATCGCAATGCCAGCAAagacaaaagcaaagaaatacaaacaaatggAGGCAAAACCAATTGGAAG GGTCTCGTCCAAAGCAATCCAAATGGCAATGGAGCACTGGCGGCATCAACAGTGTCTCAGCCACCCAAGGTTTTCCACAATACCCGCTGCACGCGGCACCACAAGCCCCATCACACTCACACCAAtggcggaggcggaggaggcgtagcagctgccacagctgtAGCTGGAGCGGATTTGGTACAGCATCGGGAGCAGCACCACcatcaaccacaacaacagcaacagcaaccgcaacaacaacaacaacagcaccaccTGCACATGCACAGTCACAGTCATAACCATGCACATCATGGACTGCGTCGCAAATCCGAATCCGTGCTCTCCACCGACTCGGACATACGTTTCACCCGACGCAAGCTGGGCGACAGCCAGAAATGTGGATGCGCTGTTATAGCCGGTTTCCTCATTGCCCTGCTGGTGGCCGGCGCCTTTGTCTATGTGGGCT ATACATACTTTCGACCCGAACCGTTGCCGGATCGCGTGTTCCGCGGCAAGTTCATGGTGCTTAACGACAAGTGGAGCATGGAGCTGGCGAATCAGAACTCGCTGCGATTCCAACACAAGGCCCGTGACTACAGGGAACGCATCAATCTCACACTGCGTCGCTCCGACCTGCGCGAAGCCTACGAGGGCAGCGAGATTTTGGCTCTGGATGG CAGcgaggacaacaacaacattgtcgTGCACTTCAATATGATATTTGATCCGTATGCTGGATTGGTCAGCAGCGGGGAGCTGCTAGCACTGTTCCACGAGGAGCTGAGCGATGCCCAGAGTCGCCACTTCGCCAACATGACAGTGGACGTGTCCAGTGTGAGCATTAAGGAAACCACCGGCTTGATTGAGGAGCCCATCATGTCCAGCTCACCGCTGGGTGGCAATGACGAGACCACGGAGCCGGCGAGCACTACACCACGTCCATTGCCACGTCGCTGTGAATCCTTGCAGCTGACTTACTGTCGCAATGTGGGCTACAATGTGACCACGTATCCAAATCTGCTGGGGCATGCGAACTACGACCAGGTGGCCGAAGATGTCATTGTATTCCGCGAACTGGTGGACGGCGAATGCTTCCGGGAAGCCTACGACTTTGTCTGCCGTCTCCTCCAGCCGCCCTGTGAAACGCACGGCATCAGCGTGGAGCCCACTCCGGGCGCAATCTGTCGGGAGTATTGTGAAGCCTTCATGGCCGGCTGTGGCGGTCGATTGCCCGCCCGCTTCCGTCAGCACTTTGACTGCGAACGCTTCCCGGAGTCCACGGGCACACAGTCGTGTCAGCAGAAGCCTCACTGTGTGGGCGACATGCAGAGCAATGTGCAGAGTCCACGACTCTGCGATGGCTATGCCGATTGCCCGGATCTGTCCGATGAGCGCAGTTGCGCCTTCTGTGCTCCCAATGCCTTGtactgtgggcgtggccgcgCCTGTGTGCCGCGCAAGGCGCGCTGCGATGGCAAAGCCGATTGCCCGGATGGCGCCGACGAGAAGGATTGCT TGTCGATTGCTCCCTTGGCCGCGGATCTGCTGCAGCCGGACCCAATGGTTCCATATTTGCCGCGCTTCCATGCCGCCGGCTATGCGGTCTTCTCCGAGAAGGGCGTCGTGGGAAAGCTCTGTGCCGAAGGCCTGGAAGGTGATGCCAAGCTGGTGGTGCGTCAGACCGTCTCCGAGTCCCTGTGCAAATCCCTGGGCTATGA GTCTGTGGAAATCTTTGATGTGCAAAATGATACGGAACAGCTGTCGGATTATGTGCGTGTTTTGGATCCACATGCTCCAGAGATCAGCTTCATACGTACGCACTGTCCAAAGAGGCAGGTGCTTTATGTGGGCTGCGGGGATCTGCGATGCGGAGTGCAATCGGCACTGCCAAATGCCAAGCAGCATTTGTCGCTGCCCAAGATGTCCGCTCCCGGGGATTGGCCCTGGCTGGTGGCACTTTTCCGCGAGGATATACATGTCTGCGATGGTACGTTGATATCGCCCGATTGGGTGCTGACCACGGAAAGCTGTTTCCAGGGTCAGCCCAGGGCCACCTGGATGGCCATAGTGGGTGCAGTGCGTCTGTCGGCCAAAGCGCCATGGACCCAACGGCGTCGCATCATTGGCATGATCAAGAGTCCTGTCGAGGGCTCAACGGCTGCGCTGGTGCGTCTGGAGACGTCCGTTAGTTACTCGGATCATGTGCGTCCCATTTGCCTGCCGGATGCACTGCAgcgccagcaacagcatccGCCCATGCAACGGCGTGCCTATGTGCCCGTGGCGGAACGCCTGGAAGCTCCATCTGCCCCGACGCAGGGTCAGCGTCGTCTGGCGCAGGAGACGCAACAGTTCTTCCTCATACCCTCGCAGCAGGAGCAGCCGGAAGGCTGGggtggcagcggcaacagtGCCGAGGAGGAGGGGGAGCCCGCTGACTATGATTACCCGCTGGCCGAGGCAGCTGCCTCCCATATGCCGCATGCCGAGGCACTGCAGCAGGTACCCGAGACGCTGGATCAGCAATCCCAGTTAAATTCATACCCCCTGCCCGACAAAGCGCCGCAGGTCAATTACTATGGCGGttcctcctcatcctcctcgTCATCCTCATCGCAGGCAACCAAAGCCACCAAAGCACCCAGTGCACCTGAACAAATCTGGACAAACTGCAACACGCTCGGCTGGTCCCGGCAACGCGATCATCTGCAACGCGTCCAGCTTAAAATTGGAGACATGGCTCCCTGCGAGAATGTCTCCATTACGACGGTGAACTCCATGTGCATGGAGGCTACCTACCAGAAGTACGACTGCACG